The Bradysia coprophila strain Holo2 chromosome IV, BU_Bcop_v1, whole genome shotgun sequence genome includes a region encoding these proteins:
- the LOC119066703 gene encoding uncharacterized protein LOC119066703 isoform X2: MSLYESVPISSVWAKLESTYGEIFSLYLKDLLTECAYDSFQSLFNIVSGSIRPMEQDLSNNPRATQRYCDKYKVKQDSFKFKPAHRDIILSIPGICEDLKEEMDKLSSKSSSAPKKKRTSSHESSLVKSSSAPKKKKVSSRGLNPVKSSSALEKKKISFGEKISGGSKCVGTTTIHSLKVVLISKVKRCARETGVKVEDNDIGEQNIIGFDRSSVDGHLYSCQFMCPLCKKPYVVNYKKSWDMSNIRKHFNQKRRSEGTKETIKSNDTVPKFFF, translated from the exons ATG TCGTTGTACGAATCTGTGCCGATATCTTCAGTTTGGGCAAAATTGGAATCTACGTATGGCGAAATATTCTCGCTATATCTGAAGGACTTGTTAACAGAATGTGCTTACGATTCATTCCAATCGTTATTCAACATTGTCAGTGGATCAATACGTCCAATGGAACAGGATTTGAGTAATAATCCAAGAGCTACGCAAAGATACTGCGACAAATACAAAGTCAAACAAGATTCCTTCAAGTTCAAGCCGGCTCATAGAGATATTATTCTGTCCATTCCTGGAATTTGCGAAGACTTGAAAGAGGAGATGGATAAGTTGTCGTCGAAATCGTCTTCGGCTCCAAAGAAAAAGAGGACTTCCTCACATGAATCGAGCCTGGTGAAATCGTCTTCGGCtccaaagaaaaagaaagtttCCTCTCGTGGATTGAATCCGGTGAAATCGTCTTCGGCTctagaaaaaaagaagatttccTTTGGTGAAAAAATATCAGGGGGAAGCAAATGTGTAGGTACGACAACAATCCATTCGTTAAAAGTGGTCTTAATAAGCAAAGTGAAGAGATGTGCACGGGAGACAGGCGTGAAAGTAGAAGATAATGACATCGGCGAACAAAATATAATTGGTTTCGACCGTTCTTCTGTTGATGGCCATCTATATTCGTGTCAGTTTATGTGTCCTCTTTGTAAGAAACCGTATGTGGTAAATTACAAAAAGAGTTGGGACATGTCTAACATTAGAAAACACTTCAATCAAAAGCGTCGGTCTGAAGGAACTAAAGAAACTATTAAGTCAAACGACACAGTGCCAAA atttttcttttaa
- the LOC119066703 gene encoding uncharacterized protein LOC119066703 isoform X1 — protein MSLYESVPISSVWAKLESTYGEIFSLYLKDLLTECAYDSFQSLFNIVSGSIRPMEQDLSNNPRATQRYCDKYKVKQDSFKFKPAHRDIILSIPGICEDLKEEMDKLSSKSSSAPKKKRTSSHESSLVKSSSAPKKKKVSSRGLNPVKSSSALEKKKISFGEKISGGSKCVGTTTIHSLKVVLISKVKRCARETGVKVEDNDIGEQNIIGFDRSSVDGHLYSCQFMCPLCKKPYVVNYKKSWDMSNIRKHFNQKRRSEGTKETIKSNDTVPKSSLFSTFPYPKWL, from the exons ATG TCGTTGTACGAATCTGTGCCGATATCTTCAGTTTGGGCAAAATTGGAATCTACGTATGGCGAAATATTCTCGCTATATCTGAAGGACTTGTTAACAGAATGTGCTTACGATTCATTCCAATCGTTATTCAACATTGTCAGTGGATCAATACGTCCAATGGAACAGGATTTGAGTAATAATCCAAGAGCTACGCAAAGATACTGCGACAAATACAAAGTCAAACAAGATTCCTTCAAGTTCAAGCCGGCTCATAGAGATATTATTCTGTCCATTCCTGGAATTTGCGAAGACTTGAAAGAGGAGATGGATAAGTTGTCGTCGAAATCGTCTTCGGCTCCAAAGAAAAAGAGGACTTCCTCACATGAATCGAGCCTGGTGAAATCGTCTTCGGCtccaaagaaaaagaaagtttCCTCTCGTGGATTGAATCCGGTGAAATCGTCTTCGGCTctagaaaaaaagaagatttccTTTGGTGAAAAAATATCAGGGGGAAGCAAATGTGTAGGTACGACAACAATCCATTCGTTAAAAGTGGTCTTAATAAGCAAAGTGAAGAGATGTGCACGGGAGACAGGCGTGAAAGTAGAAGATAATGACATCGGCGAACAAAATATAATTGGTTTCGACCGTTCTTCTGTTGATGGCCATCTATATTCGTGTCAGTTTATGTGTCCTCTTTGTAAGAAACCGTATGTGGTAAATTACAAAAAGAGTTGGGACATGTCTAACATTAGAAAACACTTCAATCAAAAGCGTCGGTCTGAAGGAACTAAAGAAACTATTAAGTCAAACGACACAGTGCCAAAGTCATCTCTTTTCTCAACTTTTCCATATCCGAAGTGGCTTTAG